From Candidatus Sphingomonas colombiensis, one genomic window encodes:
- a CDS encoding SufE family protein produces the protein MADHTDLAELHAEYEFLDADDRYRLLIDLGRALEPMPDALKTDATLVRGCSAAVWVYPKQRGDGTLHFLADSNAAITKGIIALVLATVQDRNPAEVSATDIEAALAPFELKAQLSSNRTQGIPNMIALIRDTANRLG, from the coding sequence ATGGCCGACCACACCGATCTCGCCGAGCTTCACGCCGAATATGAATTCCTCGATGCCGATGATCGCTATCGGCTACTGATCGATCTGGGCCGCGCTTTGGAGCCGATGCCGGATGCGCTGAAGACCGATGCGACGCTGGTTCGCGGTTGTTCAGCGGCGGTGTGGGTCTATCCGAAGCAGCGCGGTGACGGCACGCTCCATTTCCTTGCCGACAGCAACGCCGCGATCACCAAAGGCATCATCGCGCTGGTGCTGGCGACGGTCCAGGACAGAAACCCGGCCGAGGTAAGCGCCACTGATATCGAGGCGGCACTCGCGCCATTCGAGCTGAAGGCGCAGCTCAGTTCCAATCGGACTCAGGGCATTCCGAACATGATCGCGCTGATCCGCGACACCGCGAACCGGCTGGGCTGA
- a CDS encoding protein-glutamate O-methyltransferase CheR, translated as MREPAKVSDATIAALAPLLEERTGQQLSSSRTWRIDVALKPLVAECGFASIEQLVLHWRTSGDAAMGERIVDALLNQETSFFRDPGIIDAFADAVLETGADRPRLWSAGCAFGQEPLSLAMAFAERGITAEVVASDVSQSALARARVGRYSQFEIQRGLPVARMLRWFEQDGSDWVVIPRLRSSISYRRHNLVADAPPAGRFDAILCRNVLFYLTPALRTRVLTRLADAMRPGGLLMLGAGETVIGLSDRFVPSTRFRGFYELAREGADKRIRQAAPLGSVAASG; from the coding sequence ATGCGCGAGCCGGCGAAGGTCAGCGACGCTACGATCGCCGCGCTCGCCCCGTTGCTGGAGGAACGCACCGGCCAACAGCTTTCCTCGTCGCGCACCTGGCGGATCGACGTCGCGCTAAAACCGCTGGTGGCTGAATGCGGTTTCGCCTCGATCGAGCAACTTGTCCTGCACTGGCGCACCAGTGGCGATGCGGCGATGGGCGAGCGGATCGTCGACGCGTTGCTCAATCAGGAAACCTCGTTCTTCCGCGATCCGGGCATCATAGATGCGTTTGCAGATGCGGTGCTGGAAACGGGCGCCGATCGCCCCCGCTTATGGTCGGCCGGATGCGCTTTCGGGCAGGAGCCACTGTCGCTTGCGATGGCTTTCGCAGAGCGCGGTATCACGGCCGAGGTAGTGGCAAGCGACGTGTCGCAAAGTGCCTTGGCGCGGGCGCGGGTTGGGCGATACAGCCAGTTCGAGATACAGCGCGGTTTGCCGGTCGCCCGGATGCTGCGCTGGTTCGAGCAGGACGGAAGCGACTGGGTGGTGATTCCGCGACTTCGTTCATCGATCTCCTATCGCCGCCACAACCTTGTTGCGGATGCCCCGCCGGCTGGGCGTTTCGACGCCATCCTCTGCCGCAATGTGCTTTTCTATCTCACGCCGGCATTGCGTACCCGAGTGCTGACCCGGCTCGCCGACGCGATGCGGCCGGGCGGCCTGCTCATGCTGGGGGCCGGGGAGACGGTGATCGGCCTATCGGATCGATTCGTACCGAGCACGCGCTTTCGCGGCTTTTACGAACTCGCGCGGGAAGGGGCGGATAAGCGTATTCGACAGGCGGCCCCTCTTGGTTCCGTGGCCGCATCGGGCTAG
- a CDS encoding chemotaxis protein CheB, with the protein MHGSHRQSRKVARHVPRVLIVDDSAVARAVLARMTREGGQFALAGAVADIPGALAFLASERVDLILLDLEMPGVDGLTGLPDLLAVGGGAKVLVVSSNCEQGAAATMQALALGAADTLVKPGGAGFVGPFAEVLRDRMTRLTERRVPQDPLPLTRGAANASFDVVAIGASTGGIHALSCLLRAVPKEFDRPILITQHLPTSFSPYFAAQMAVLGKRPCDVATDRMRLLPGRIVVAPGDAHIVAVSIGENGCAVRLSEQPVSNGNMPSVDPMLSSLAEVYGPRLLAVILSGMGRDGLEGATAVRHAGGTVVVQDEASSVVWGMPGAVAGAGYADAVMTPDEIGEMIAAQVLTR; encoded by the coding sequence ATGCACGGATCGCACCGTCAGTCGAGGAAAGTCGCGCGGCATGTTCCGCGAGTATTGATCGTTGACGATTCGGCGGTCGCGCGGGCGGTTCTGGCCCGTATGACGCGGGAAGGCGGCCAGTTCGCGCTCGCCGGGGCGGTGGCCGATATTCCCGGCGCGCTGGCCTTTCTTGCTTCCGAGCGGGTTGATCTTATCCTGCTCGATCTCGAAATGCCCGGCGTCGACGGTTTGACCGGGCTGCCCGATCTGCTCGCGGTCGGAGGGGGTGCCAAGGTCCTCGTGGTCTCGTCGAACTGCGAGCAGGGGGCTGCGGCGACGATGCAGGCGCTGGCGCTCGGTGCGGCTGATACGTTGGTAAAACCGGGTGGAGCGGGCTTTGTCGGGCCGTTCGCGGAAGTGTTGCGCGATCGGATGACACGGCTCACCGAACGCCGGGTACCACAGGATCCCCTTCCACTGACGCGGGGGGCCGCGAACGCCTCGTTCGACGTTGTGGCGATCGGTGCCTCGACGGGAGGAATCCATGCGCTTTCCTGCTTGCTGCGCGCCGTGCCGAAAGAATTCGATCGCCCGATCCTGATCACTCAGCATTTGCCGACGTCATTCTCGCCCTATTTCGCGGCTCAGATGGCGGTGCTCGGCAAGCGTCCGTGCGATGTCGCGACCGACAGGATGCGGCTGCTTCCGGGCAGGATCGTGGTCGCGCCGGGCGATGCGCATATCGTTGCGGTTTCGATCGGAGAGAACGGTTGCGCGGTGCGCTTATCCGAGCAGCCGGTATCGAACGGTAACATGCCGTCCGTCGATCCAATGCTGTCCTCACTCGCTGAAGTTTACGGGCCGAGGCTGCTTGCGGTCATATTGAGTGGCATGGGCCGCGACGGGCTTGAAGGCGCAACCGCGGTGCGCCACGCCGGCGGGACGGTCGTGGTGCAGGACGAGGCATCCTCCGTCGTCTGGGGTATGCCCGGCGCGGTCGCCGGCGCCGGCTATGCCGATGCGGTCATGACGCCGGATGAGATCGGCGAAATGATCGCCGCGCAGGTGCTGACCCGGTGA
- a CDS encoding (2Fe-2S) ferredoxin domain-containing protein — protein sequence MAPGVKQARAGWQGAALVCGKCTRKLDGGFGPKGRTPLAKALRKCPGLGKNRKATIGVIETKCLGLCPKNAVTVVDTRRPGEWLVVDRDEDVSTLAARLLLRV from the coding sequence CTGGCGCCCGGTGTGAAGCAGGCTCGCGCGGGATGGCAGGGCGCCGCGCTGGTATGCGGCAAATGCACCCGAAAACTCGACGGCGGTTTTGGGCCAAAGGGACGCACGCCGTTGGCGAAAGCGCTCCGTAAATGTCCCGGGCTGGGCAAGAACCGCAAGGCGACGATCGGTGTGATCGAGACGAAATGCCTCGGGCTCTGTCCTAAAAACGCGGTGACGGTTGTGGATACGCGTCGCCCCGGCGAATGGCTGGTGGTCGATCGCGATGAAGACGTAAGCACGCTGGCGGCCCGGCTTCTTCTCCGGGTCTGA
- a CDS encoding J domain-containing protein: MARSSRTNDWGFPRWRGYGSGREAQQVRICDRHGCDEPGNCPAPKSPNSPDRWYFCERHAAEYNRGWNYFEGLDAEEAAEREAAERRDSSGFEQARHYSWGGPGDGTRSRDEMRALEVLELESDADFEAIRGAWRRLAKTYHPDLRPGDAEAAARFQAIQAAYEVLRVAEEAKSWRPV, encoded by the coding sequence ATGGCGCGATCGAGCAGAACCAATGATTGGGGCTTTCCCCGCTGGCGAGGCTATGGCTCCGGGCGCGAAGCGCAGCAGGTGCGCATCTGCGATCGCCACGGTTGTGATGAGCCGGGCAATTGCCCCGCGCCGAAATCGCCGAACAGCCCCGATCGCTGGTATTTCTGCGAACGCCACGCGGCGGAATACAATCGCGGCTGGAACTATTTCGAGGGGTTGGACGCCGAGGAGGCCGCCGAGCGCGAAGCGGCGGAGCGGCGCGACTCTTCCGGTTTCGAGCAGGCGCGTCATTATAGCTGGGGTGGCCCAGGTGATGGCACGCGTTCACGTGACGAGATGCGCGCGCTTGAGGTGCTCGAACTCGAATCCGATGCGGATTTCGAGGCGATACGTGGCGCGTGGCGGCGACTGGCTAAAACATATCATCCCGATCTCCGGCCGGGTGACGCCGAAGCGGCAGCCCGCTTTCAGGCGATTCAGGCAGCCTATGAGGTGCTTCGGGTCGCCGAAGAAGCGAAGAGCTGGCGCCCGGTGTGA
- a CDS encoding response regulator has translation MKSCLVVDDSKVIRKVARHILEGMDFAVAEAADGREALDHCVVTPPDVILLDWNMPVMSGMEFLRALRETALASRPKVVFCTTENGSAHIRAAIEAGADEYVMKPFDRETLESKLQIVGIV, from the coding sequence ATGAAATCGTGCCTCGTCGTCGATGATTCCAAGGTAATCCGCAAGGTTGCCCGCCATATCCTGGAAGGGATGGATTTCGCGGTCGCGGAAGCGGCCGATGGGCGCGAGGCACTGGACCATTGCGTCGTTACGCCGCCTGATGTGATCCTGCTGGATTGGAACATGCCGGTGATGAGCGGCATGGAATTTCTCCGTGCGCTGCGCGAAACCGCGCTGGCATCAAGGCCGAAGGTTGTATTCTGCACCACCGAAAACGGAAGCGCCCATATACGCGCGGCGATCGAGGCGGGGGCGGACGAATATGTCATGAAACCGTTCGATCGCGAGACGCTCGAAAGCAAGCTTCAGATCGTCGGCATCGTCTGA
- the pspB gene encoding envelope stress response membrane protein PspB has product MEDVVVPVFVCGILFIGLPWIIMHYVTKWKQAPGGMTTEDEQLLDELHSLARRLEDRVTTVERLVAADNPDFRPGLSDYSRDRDYRLEDQHQRRN; this is encoded by the coding sequence ATGGAGGACGTAGTCGTCCCGGTGTTCGTCTGCGGCATCCTGTTCATCGGATTGCCCTGGATCATCATGCATTATGTCACGAAGTGGAAGCAGGCGCCCGGCGGAATGACCACCGAGGATGAGCAGCTGCTCGATGAGCTTCATTCGCTCGCCCGCCGGCTTGAAGACCGCGTGACCACCGTCGAACGGCTCGTCGCCGCAGACAATCCCGATTTCCGCCCCGGTCTCTCCGATTATTCCCGCGACCGCGACTATCGGCTCGAAGACCAGCATCAGAGGAGGAACTGA
- a CDS encoding histidine phosphotransferase family protein, which translates to MTISPVDFASLLCSRLCHDLLSPVGALNNGLELLADETDPVMRDRCLELLNDSARTSANKLKFFRLAFGAAGGFGDLVDTREAQVAIEGLLGDNKRLELQWLVEEPELPKTAIKVLLNLSMIAGDALVRGGTLAIGGENNGGVIEIVLKAEGPRIILDEELRLTLIDGADEREVTPRSAAAYLVHSLAAETGGSVQVSAPSENVLLFGATLHAR; encoded by the coding sequence ATGACGATCAGCCCGGTCGATTTTGCCAGTCTGCTGTGTTCGCGGCTGTGCCACGACCTGTTGTCGCCAGTGGGGGCGCTCAACAACGGGCTGGAATTGCTCGCCGACGAAACCGATCCGGTGATGCGTGATCGCTGCCTGGAATTGTTGAACGACAGTGCACGCACCTCGGCGAACAAACTGAAGTTCTTCCGCCTTGCTTTCGGTGCCGCGGGCGGCTTCGGCGATCTGGTGGATACGCGGGAGGCGCAGGTCGCGATCGAGGGGCTGCTGGGGGATAACAAGCGGCTTGAATTGCAGTGGCTCGTAGAAGAGCCGGAACTGCCGAAGACCGCGATTAAGGTTTTGCTCAACCTTTCGATGATCGCCGGTGATGCGCTAGTGCGCGGCGGGACGCTGGCGATCGGTGGCGAAAACAACGGCGGCGTGATCGAGATCGTGCTGAAAGCGGAGGGCCCGCGCATCATCCTGGATGAGGAGTTGCGGCTCACGCTGATCGACGGCGCGGACGAGCGGGAGGTGACCCCGCGCAGCGCCGCGGCTTATCTGGTTCACTCGCTCGCCGCAGAGACGGGCGGATCGGTGCAGGTCAGCGCGCCGTCTGAGAACGTGCTGTTGTTCGGCGCGACGCTCCACGCGCGGTAA
- the pspC gene encoding envelope stress response membrane protein PspC, which yields MAEDSPTRFYLDKQNAKWKGVCAGIADYTGIDPLWVRLGTAAMVFIAQQWWIIIAYLVVAWVTPKKPIGLYNSRDEEKFWQGVRSNPKRTTAEVRSKFRELDRRLADIELHYTSRNTQLANEIDSLR from the coding sequence ATGGCCGAGGACAGCCCCACAAGGTTCTATCTCGATAAGCAGAACGCCAAGTGGAAGGGCGTGTGCGCCGGGATCGCCGATTATACCGGGATCGATCCGCTCTGGGTCCGGCTGGGCACCGCGGCGATGGTCTTCATCGCGCAGCAATGGTGGATCATCATCGCCTATCTGGTGGTGGCCTGGGTTACGCCAAAGAAACCGATCGGCCTCTACAACAGCCGCGACGAGGAGAAATTCTGGCAGGGAGTGCGCTCCAATCCGAAACGCACCACCGCAGAGGTACGCTCCAAGTTCCGTGAACTGGATCGCCGGCTGGCCGACATCGAACTTCACTATACGAGCCGCAACACGCAGCTCGCCAACGAGATCGACAGCCTGCGCTGA
- a CDS encoding N-acetylmuramoyl-L-alanine amidase: protein MKVIEAPSPNFDERSLPITMIVLHYTGMQDGESAITRLRDPEAKVSSHYVVAEDGTILRLVDDEKRAWHAGASHWREVDDVNSASIGIEIVNPGHEFGYRPFPDEQVDAVIRLVHGLKDRYEITRGNIVGHSDVAPARKRDPGELFPWGKLARLRLALPRPTKNLLDPMWSQSGFLLALERFGYDVSDAMAAIMAFQRRFRPELIDGEIDAECRMILLALLLPKPQGDD from the coding sequence ATGAAGGTAATCGAGGCGCCGTCGCCCAATTTCGACGAACGCTCGCTCCCGATCACGATGATCGTGCTTCATTATACGGGCATGCAGGACGGGGAATCGGCGATTACCCGACTGCGCGATCCCGAGGCGAAGGTGTCGTCGCATTATGTCGTGGCGGAGGACGGCACGATCCTGCGGCTGGTCGATGATGAAAAGCGCGCCTGGCATGCCGGGGCATCGCATTGGCGTGAAGTCGATGACGTGAATTCGGCATCGATCGGGATAGAGATCGTCAATCCGGGCCATGAATTCGGCTATCGCCCATTCCCCGATGAGCAGGTGGATGCGGTGATCCGGTTGGTTCATGGCCTCAAGGATCGTTATGAGATCACGCGCGGCAACATCGTCGGCCACTCCGATGTCGCGCCCGCGCGTAAGCGCGATCCGGGGGAATTGTTTCCCTGGGGGAAGTTGGCCCGACTCAGGCTCGCACTGCCGCGCCCGACCAAAAATCTGCTGGACCCGATGTGGAGCCAGTCCGGGTTCCTGCTCGCGCTCGAGCGATTCGGTTATGACGTGAGCGACGCCATGGCCGCGATCATGGCTTTTCAGCGTCGTTTTCGGCCCGAATTGATCGACGGCGAGATCGATGCGGAGTGTCGCATGATCCTGCTCGCGCTACTCCTTCCCAAGCCGCAAGGAGATGACTAG
- a CDS encoding M67 family metallopeptidase: protein MDRTLRISRLLLERLVADAAASRDEICGLLLRAPDGSIRAQPCANVHPTPATRFEIDPAALLSAHRAARGGGGKVIGNYHSHPSGDAMPSITDAAQAAADDALWLIVGSNGEVSAWRAVSDGVVHGRFDPLKIVRDEACA from the coding sequence ATGGATAGGACGCTGCGGATTTCAAGATTGCTGTTGGAACGGCTCGTCGCAGATGCGGCGGCGAGCCGGGACGAGATTTGCGGCCTGCTGCTGCGCGCGCCGGACGGCAGCATCCGGGCTCAGCCGTGCGCCAATGTTCACCCCACGCCGGCGACCCGGTTCGAAATCGATCCCGCCGCGTTGCTTTCCGCGCATCGCGCGGCGCGTGGCGGCGGCGGGAAGGTGATCGGCAATTATCATTCCCACCCATCGGGCGACGCCATGCCATCCATAACCGATGCGGCGCAGGCGGCGGCGGATGACGCATTGTGGTTGATCGTCGGAAGCAATGGCGAAGTCTCGGCCTGGCGCGCGGTTAGCGATGGAGTGGTGCACGGTCGCTTCGATCCGCTGAAGATCGTGCGGGACGAGGCTTGCGCGTGA
- a CDS encoding chemotaxis protein CheW, which yields MSGGELHLIGYLGGHGVLFNAAQVEAVVDIDDVVPAPGAAPAVRGLTALRSRVVTVIDTWQVLGLSAPADGRHRAVITAIDGQLYAVLLDNMEDVAPMEITPLVSGVAIGDRWASVAAGSALRDGEPMLVLDLSRLVSCVA from the coding sequence ATGAGCGGCGGCGAACTTCACTTGATCGGCTATCTCGGCGGGCACGGAGTGCTCTTCAATGCTGCGCAGGTCGAGGCGGTGGTGGATATCGACGATGTCGTGCCAGCGCCCGGCGCCGCCCCCGCGGTTCGCGGATTGACCGCGCTGCGCAGCAGGGTCGTCACGGTTATCGATACCTGGCAGGTGCTCGGCCTTTCCGCTCCGGCGGACGGCCGCCATCGCGCGGTTATCACTGCCATCGATGGTCAGCTTTACGCGGTGCTGCTCGACAATATGGAGGACGTGGCGCCGATGGAGATCACGCCCCTCGTATCGGGGGTCGCTATCGGTGATCGCTGGGCTTCTGTGGCGGCCGGCAGCGCGCTTCGCGATGGAGAGCCGATGCTGGTGCTCGACCTTTCCCGGCTGGTGTCCTGCGTCGCATGA
- a CDS encoding RluA family pseudouridine synthase, whose protein sequence is MDRGASVIQATITPAADGWRLDRALADAVPTLSRERLKVLIAGGKVSRDGQLVREPARKAAAGEIFSVTVPDPVPAHNEAQDIPLIIAFEDEHLIVIDKPAGLVVHPAAGNLDGTLVNALLHHCKGSLSGIGGVARPGIVHRIDKDTSGLMIAAKTDRAHEGLAKQFADHSIDRRYLAIVSGHPMPPAGSVDAPLARSPQNRKKIAIVRAGKRAVTHYRTVERLRAAALVECRLETGRTHQVRVHMASIGHPLLGDPVYGRTKQAHREILETLGFRRQALHAARLGFIHPITRSALSFESAMPADMQELFIQLNV, encoded by the coding sequence ATGGACCGGGGGGCTTCTGTCATTCAAGCAACGATAACACCGGCCGCCGATGGCTGGCGGCTAGATCGTGCGTTGGCGGATGCGGTTCCCACGCTTTCGCGCGAACGATTGAAGGTGCTGATCGCCGGCGGCAAGGTTTCGCGCGACGGGCAGCTCGTCCGCGAACCGGCGCGCAAGGCTGCGGCTGGCGAGATTTTCTCGGTGACCGTTCCCGATCCCGTGCCCGCGCATAACGAGGCACAGGATATCCCGCTCATCATCGCCTTTGAGGATGAGCATCTGATCGTCATCGACAAGCCCGCTGGGCTGGTCGTTCATCCGGCGGCGGGGAACCTCGACGGCACGCTGGTCAACGCGCTGCTGCATCATTGCAAGGGATCGCTGTCCGGCATCGGCGGAGTGGCCCGGCCGGGCATCGTGCATCGGATCGACAAGGATACATCCGGCCTGATGATCGCCGCCAAGACTGATCGGGCGCACGAAGGGCTGGCGAAGCAATTCGCCGACCATTCGATCGACCGGCGTTATCTGGCGATCGTATCGGGTCACCCAATGCCGCCCGCCGGCAGTGTGGACGCGCCACTCGCGCGCAGTCCGCAAAACCGCAAGAAGATCGCGATCGTCCGCGCCGGCAAGCGCGCCGTCACGCATTATCGCACGGTGGAGCGGCTGCGCGCCGCGGCTCTGGTGGAATGTCGGCTCGAAACCGGGCGAACGCATCAGGTGCGAGTTCATATGGCCTCGATCGGTCATCCGCTGCTCGGCGATCCGGTCTATGGCCGCACGAAGCAGGCGCATCGCGAAATCCTCGAAACCTTGGGTTTCCGCCGTCAGGCCTTGCACGCGGCGCGGCTGGGGTTCATTCATCCGATAACAAGAAGCGCTTTATCGTTCGAAAGCGCGATGCCTGCTGACATGCAGGAACTGTTCATTCAGCTCAACGTATAG
- a CDS encoding chemotaxis protein CheW gives MDDLLPEFIAETRESLEAIAGEIVAWESNPADSARLDAIFRFVHTVKGSCGFLDLPRVGRLSHAAEDVLAAVRAGARAPDSALVNAVLSIIDRIGEIVEAIDAGVSLDDSGEDGLIAALDPDYTGQNAADDGIALIAQTGSVTGRGQTRSIRLSVDLLDRMMNGVSEMVLARNELARRLRGNEELSIGATLDRLSHTVAELRDTVTRTRMQTVEALFSALPRVVRDTAAALGKQVSLTIDGSDVELDREMIELLRDPLIHMVRNAIDHGIETPAQRRSVGKRETGRLTVSARQSGNRILVEIADDGRGIDTDLLIARGLAMDPTRDAEFRRLSERGRLELIFEPGLTSRDIVTETSGRGVGMDVVRTNVEQIGGRIAIANRVGRGLNITLEVPLTLAILSAVIVEAGGQAFALPRQAVDEIVSTRADVVRIDTIGEGQIATIRDRQLPVVELDAVLGLPRRAPSLLMVLDGPGGTYALAVDTVLDTEELVIKPAAPAVMRAGVYAGQTLPDSGRPMLLLDVAGLANAAGLYFSAMEREEEPVLQAPVDEGIKALLFHDIDGRRRALALAAINRIEPLPPEAIHESAGQWWMTSGEQAIGLICAAAPRAPERGWSVLRLDEELGALAYPVREAIDIVTLPAEISPAATQGVIAGVTMIEGEPVEVIDPLMLTEGASRGRGAPLCLLSGAEAGWMEIFLKPSIEAAGYRVVRRLAEGETADIMLAMDDEVEVAAGAGRVVRLGRKPADPLYRYDRVALLGALENAA, from the coding sequence ATGGATGATTTGCTGCCGGAATTCATCGCTGAAACCCGTGAATCGCTAGAGGCGATCGCGGGCGAGATCGTCGCATGGGAGTCCAATCCCGCCGACAGCGCGCGACTGGATGCGATCTTTCGCTTCGTGCACACAGTAAAGGGAAGCTGCGGCTTTCTGGATTTGCCACGGGTCGGCCGGCTCAGCCACGCGGCGGAGGATGTGCTGGCGGCGGTCCGCGCTGGTGCTCGTGCGCCGGACAGTGCGTTGGTCAATGCAGTATTGTCGATCATCGATCGGATCGGCGAGATCGTGGAAGCGATCGACGCTGGCGTGTCGCTGGACGATAGCGGCGAGGATGGCCTGATCGCCGCGCTCGACCCCGATTATACGGGACAAAACGCTGCCGACGACGGCATCGCCCTGATTGCGCAGACCGGTTCGGTGACCGGGCGTGGCCAGACTCGCAGCATTCGTCTGTCGGTCGATCTGCTCGATCGCATGATGAACGGCGTTTCGGAAATGGTGCTGGCGCGCAACGAACTGGCACGGCGCTTGCGTGGTAACGAGGAGCTTTCAATCGGGGCGACCCTCGATCGGCTTTCGCATACTGTGGCGGAGCTACGCGACACGGTGACGCGCACGCGGATGCAGACGGTCGAGGCATTGTTCTCGGCGCTCCCGCGCGTCGTGCGGGATACGGCGGCGGCGCTCGGCAAACAGGTTTCGCTGACGATCGACGGCAGCGATGTCGAGCTTGATCGTGAGATGATCGAGCTATTGCGCGATCCGCTGATCCATATGGTCCGCAACGCAATCGATCATGGGATCGAAACTCCGGCGCAGCGACGTTCGGTCGGGAAGCGGGAAACTGGGCGGCTCACCGTTTCCGCGCGCCAATCAGGCAATCGCATCCTCGTCGAGATCGCGGACGACGGGCGCGGAATCGATACCGATCTGCTCATTGCGCGCGGCCTGGCAATGGATCCGACGCGCGACGCCGAGTTTCGCCGACTGAGCGAGCGCGGCCGGCTGGAACTGATTTTTGAGCCGGGCCTGACGAGCCGGGATATCGTTACCGAGACATCCGGTCGCGGCGTCGGGATGGATGTGGTGCGGACCAATGTCGAACAGATCGGAGGCCGCATCGCGATCGCCAATCGGGTTGGGCGCGGACTGAACATTACGCTGGAAGTGCCGCTGACGCTGGCGATCCTCTCCGCCGTCATCGTTGAGGCAGGGGGGCAGGCATTCGCGCTGCCGCGTCAGGCGGTTGATGAAATCGTTTCGACCCGCGCCGATGTTGTGCGGATCGATACGATCGGGGAGGGGCAGATCGCCACGATCCGCGATCGCCAGCTGCCGGTTGTCGAATTGGACGCGGTGCTCGGCTTGCCGCGCCGTGCGCCGTCGCTGCTGATGGTGCTGGATGGTCCGGGCGGAACATATGCATTGGCGGTCGACACCGTGCTCGACACGGAGGAACTGGTGATAAAGCCCGCCGCGCCGGCGGTGATGCGCGCGGGGGTTTATGCCGGGCAGACTTTGCCCGACAGCGGCCGGCCGATGCTGCTTCTCGACGTGGCGGGACTCGCCAATGCGGCGGGGCTGTATTTCTCCGCCATGGAGCGCGAGGAAGAGCCTGTACTTCAGGCACCGGTCGACGAAGGCATCAAGGCATTGCTGTTCCACGATATCGATGGCCGTCGCCGTGCGCTCGCGCTCGCGGCGATCAATCGCATCGAGCCGCTGCCTCCGGAAGCCATTCACGAAAGCGCCGGCCAATGGTGGATGACGAGCGGGGAACAGGCCATCGGGTTGATCTGCGCCGCTGCCCCGCGCGCACCCGAACGCGGCTGGTCGGTATTGCGATTGGACGAGGAGCTTGGTGCGCTGGCCTATCCGGTGCGCGAGGCGATCGACATCGTTACCCTTCCGGCGGAGATCTCGCCCGCTGCCACCCAAGGGGTGATCGCTGGTGTCACGATGATCGAGGGCGAGCCGGTCGAAGTGATCGATCCGCTGATGTTGACCGAGGGTGCATCGCGCGGGCGTGGCGCTCCGCTCTGCCTGCTCTCCGGGGCCGAGGCGGGGTGGATGGAGATATTTCTCAAGCCTTCGATCGAAGCCGCCGGATATCGTGTCGTCCGCCGCCTTGCCGAGGGTGAGACCGCCGACATCATGCTCGCGATGGACGATGAAGTGGAAGTAGCCGCCGGTGCGGGGCGCGTGGTCCGGCTTGGCCGCAAGCCTGCCGATCCACTTTATCGCTATGATCGCGTCGCGTTGCTCGGTGCGTTGGAAAATGCGGCATGA